The Thalassophryne amazonica chromosome 6, fThaAma1.1, whole genome shotgun sequence genome includes a region encoding these proteins:
- the csad gene encoding LOW QUALITY PROTEIN: cysteine sulfinic acid decarboxylase (The sequence of the model RefSeq protein was modified relative to this genomic sequence to represent the inferred CDS: inserted 3 bases in 2 codons; substituted 3 bases at 3 genomic stop codons), with protein sequence MADMFPFSSDGKEVDNLQELTEPLINHSEGRVFLTEAFKIIMQDVICKGTDVKEKVCEWKEPKELAVMLDLQLQEAGEPQRXLLQRVRDVAKYSVKTSHPHFFXNQFAGVDYHSLAGQFLTEALNTNLFTYEVAPVFVLMENEVLRALRHLVGWTEGDGXASNMYAINLARYQLFPYVKSHGLCGLPQLKIFTSPESHYSVKKGAAFLGIGTDSVVFVKVDDRGRMIPEDLDEKIILARSQGSVLLFVSCTSGTTLKGAFDPLDHIADICDKHKLWMHEDTAWGGSVLFSKEHRHLMKGVDRANSVAWNPHKMLVAGLQCSALLLKDTTNLMKQCHGSSAMYLFQQDKFYDVNLDVGDKSLXCSRKVDCLKLWLMWKAVGSDGLAERVDKAFVLVRYLTEQMKKRDGFRLLGEPEFVNLCFWFIPPSLRGKEGDADYHERLAKVAPIIKERMMKEGTMIVSYQPLGNNVNFFXIVVFSPLVTLNDMDFFLNEIERLGNDL encoded by the exons ATGGCAGACATGTTTCCATTCTCAT CAGATGGAAAGGAAGTGGATAATCTACAGGAACTGACTGAGCCTCTCATCAACCACTCTGAGGGACGAGTCTTCCTGACTGAGGCTTTCAAAATTATTATGCAGGATGTGATCTGCAAGGGTACAGATGTTAAGGAGAAG GTTTGTGAGTGGAAAGAACCAAAGGAACTGGCTGTGATGCTGGATCTGCAGCTACAAGAAGCAGGAGAGCCACAACGATGACTCCTGCAGAGAGTAAGAGATGTGGCCAAATACAGCGTCAAAACAA Gtcatccacatttttt taatcagtttgctGGAGTGGACTACCACTCCCTGGCTGGTCAATTCCTCACTGAGGCTCTCAACACAAACCT TTTCACCTATGAGGTAGCACCGGTGTTTGTGCTGATGGAGAACGAGGTTCTGAGGGCACTGCGTCACCTGGTTGGCTGGACAGAAGGTGACG CAGCTTCCAACATGTATGCCATCAACCTGGCACGATACCAACTCTTCCCAtacgttaaa AGTCACGGGTTGTGTGGTCTCCCACAGCTCAAAATCTTTACATCTCCAGAG AGTCATTACTCTGTCAAGAAAGGAGCTGCATTTCTGGGCATTGGGACAGACAGTGTTGTCTTCGTGAAAGTGGATGATCG AGGCCGCATGATTCCAGAGGACTTGGATGAAAAGATAATACTGGCAAGGTCTCAG ggttctgtattgc TTTTTGTAAGCTGCACATCAGGTACGACACTGAAGGGAGCCTTTGACCCACTGGACCACATTGCTGACATCTGTGATAAACACAagctctggatgcatgaagat actgcCTGGGGAGGGAGTGTCCTCTTTTCCAAAGAGCACAGACATCTGATGAAGGGGGTTGACAG AGCTAATTCAGTGGCCTGGAATCCACATAAGATGCTGGTAGCTGGGTTGCAGTGTTCTGCCTTGCTGTTAAAGGACACCACG AACTTGATGAAGCAGTGCCACGGTTCCAGTGCCATGTACCTTTTCCAACAAGACAAATTCTACGATGTAAATCTGGATGTTGGAGATAAGTCATTGTAGTGCAGTCGCAAGGTTGACTGCCTAAAGCTGTGGCTGATGTGGAAAGCTGTCGGCTCTGATGGCTTAGCAGAACGTGTAGATAAAGCTTTTGTCCTTGTAAG GTATTTAACAGAGCAGATGAAGAAAAGAGATGGGTTCCGTCTTTTGGGAGAG CCAgagtttgtgaatttatgtttctgGTTTATACCACCGAGTTTGAGAGGAAAGGAGGGAGATGCCGATTATCATGAGAGACTGGCAAAA GTAGCTCCAATCATCAAAGAGCGGATGATGAAAGAGGGAACAATGATAGTCAGCTATCAACCGCTGGGAAACAAtgtcaactttttctgaattgttgtgTTTTCCCCACTGGTTACCCTGAACGATATGGACTTCTTTCTCAATGAAATTGAGAGACTTGGAAATGATTTGTAA